From a single Bacillus pumilus genomic region:
- a CDS encoding phage tail family protein, with protein MHLSIFKDGKWIDTRSVGLDVLSFRKSSLSVKNEYESVEGKNGMIPAGTTWEGRDLTADFLIRANDHVDLVLFIDELMTLFTTKEEMGLVDSRSPGKVWFVKVDSTFTPEFVDLSTGKFTINFKSSKPWCRSIGRTYPAIDFENTEWQGLVTEPLTYKSKSKRFRIFNGGVQVDPREMPLDIVFKGASSNLQIINSTTGDLFTYKGTTKANDELHLAGIRHLKNGISIFAETNRKRITLAPGWNDIEIKGTSGAIETSFDFHFWYV; from the coding sequence GTTTTCGCAAATCTTCCCTTTCTGTAAAAAATGAATACGAATCAGTAGAAGGAAAAAACGGAATGATCCCAGCAGGTACCACATGGGAAGGACGCGATTTGACAGCAGATTTTCTGATTCGCGCAAACGATCATGTCGATCTTGTCTTATTCATTGATGAGCTTATGACTTTATTTACAACGAAAGAAGAAATGGGCCTAGTGGATAGCAGAAGTCCGGGAAAGGTATGGTTCGTAAAGGTTGATAGCACATTCACTCCTGAATTTGTGGACTTGAGTACAGGGAAATTCACTATCAATTTCAAATCATCTAAACCTTGGTGCAGATCCATCGGGCGCACTTATCCGGCTATCGACTTTGAAAATACCGAATGGCAGGGGCTTGTAACTGAACCTTTGACATATAAGAGCAAATCAAAACGTTTCCGCATTTTTAACGGCGGTGTACAGGTAGACCCGAGAGAAATGCCACTTGATATCGTTTTTAAAGGTGCATCCTCAAACCTTCAGATCATTAATTCTACGACAGGGGATCTGTTTACGTATAAAGGAACAACGAAAGCGAATGATGAATTGCACCTTGCTGGCATTAGGCATTTGAAAAATGGGATTAGTATTTTCGCGGAAACCAATCGAAAAAGAATAACATTAGCACCCGGTTGGAATGACATTGAAATCAAAGGGACATCAGGAGCAATAGAAACATCATTTGATTTTCATTTTTGGTATGTATAG